A window from Rhizosphaericola mali encodes these proteins:
- the hpt gene encoding hypoxanthine phosphoribosyltransferase, with amino-acid sequence MAQIKVLDKTFETYLSAEKIQNRITEIANEINKDYAGKKPVFLAILNGSFMFASDLFKQITIEAEITFVKLASYEGTTTTGKVKQAIGLNTDLKDRHVIIIEDIVDTGHTMAQFLPELEKSNPASIKLAVFLHKPEATLVPITIDYCCFSIPNKFVLGYGLDYDQLGRNLPELYQLCE; translated from the coding sequence ATGGCGCAAATTAAAGTCTTAGATAAGACATTTGAAACCTATTTATCTGCAGAAAAAATTCAAAATCGTATTACAGAAATAGCAAATGAAATTAATAAAGATTATGCGGGAAAGAAACCTGTCTTTTTGGCTATTTTGAATGGTTCTTTCATGTTTGCGAGTGATTTATTCAAACAAATAACAATCGAAGCTGAAATTACTTTTGTTAAATTAGCATCCTATGAAGGAACGACAACTACTGGAAAAGTCAAACAAGCTATTGGTTTGAATACGGACTTGAAAGATCGTCATGTTATTATTATTGAAGATATTGTAGATACGGGTCATACAATGGCTCAGTTCTTGCCAGAATTAGAAAAAAGTAATCCAGCGTCTATTAAATTAGCCGTATTCCTGCATAAACCCGAAGCTACATTAGTTCCCATAACTATAGATTATTGTTGTTTTTCTATCCCAAATAAGTTTGTCTTAGGTTATGGTCTTGATTATGATCAATTAGGCAGAAACTTGCCTGAATTATATCAATTATGTGAATAA
- a CDS encoding glucosaminidase domain-containing protein, whose amino-acid sequence MRKLLFLSLTSFAFVHAKAQNSNVQDYINKYKATAINEMIRTGVPASITLAQGILESGSGQSKLAMYSNNHFGIKCKEEWTGDKTYHDDDRKHECFRVYRTPEESFKDHSDFLKNRPYYTELFDLEPTDYKGWAKGLKKAGYATERDYASNLIKLIEQNDLEEYSDEAIALMDKGQTYPESNTAIASISTPTNNTNSQASNVALFSDGEAMNNATKEKKTTIVANNNTIPSATIGSVTGQYPDGVFKINETSVIFAKNGSSLFAIATNNNISYGKLLAFNDLHTNVDILPSDRLIYLNKKPRKGSKEIHVVENGENLDMISQKEGIQIQYLAQYNHIKEADIPATGEKLYLQNVAPNSPRLNGNSSFASR is encoded by the coding sequence ATGCGTAAATTATTATTCCTTTCCCTTACGAGCTTTGCATTTGTACATGCGAAAGCACAAAATTCCAACGTTCAAGACTATATCAATAAATATAAAGCAACTGCCATTAATGAAATGATTCGCACGGGAGTGCCGGCATCTATCACTTTGGCGCAAGGTATTTTAGAATCAGGTTCTGGCCAGAGCAAATTGGCGATGTATTCCAATAACCATTTTGGGATAAAATGTAAAGAAGAGTGGACTGGAGATAAGACTTACCACGATGACGATAGAAAGCACGAATGTTTTCGTGTATATCGTACTCCTGAAGAGTCTTTTAAAGATCATTCTGATTTTTTGAAAAATCGTCCTTATTATACGGAGTTGTTTGATCTTGAGCCAACTGATTATAAAGGTTGGGCAAAGGGTTTGAAAAAAGCGGGTTATGCAACTGAAAGAGATTATGCGAGTAATTTGATCAAGTTAATTGAACAAAATGATCTAGAAGAATATTCTGATGAAGCAATTGCTTTAATGGATAAAGGACAAACTTATCCTGAATCAAACACTGCAATCGCGTCAATATCAACACCTACAAATAACACGAATAGTCAAGCTAGCAATGTCGCGTTGTTTTCAGACGGAGAGGCAATGAATAACGCTACAAAAGAAAAGAAAACAACTATTGTTGCAAATAATAATACGATTCCATCTGCAACTATTGGTTCTGTTACAGGACAATATCCAGATGGTGTATTTAAAATAAATGAAACGTCCGTAATTTTTGCAAAAAATGGAAGTTCTCTTTTTGCAATTGCTACAAACAATAATATTTCTTATGGTAAATTATTGGCATTCAATGATTTACATACGAATGTAGATATTTTACCTTCTGATCGATTGATTTATTTGAATAAAAAACCAAGAAAAGGATCAAAAGAAATTCATGTAGTTGAAAATGGCGAAAATCTGGATATGATTTCTCAAAAAGAGGGAATTCAAATACAATATTTGGCACAATACAATCATATAAAAGAAGCGGATATTCCTGCGACAGGTGAAAAATTGTATTTGCAAAATGTAGCGCCTAATTCACCAAGATTGAATGGAAATAGTTCATTTGCATCAAGATAA
- the purE gene encoding 5-(carboxyamino)imidazole ribonucleotide mutase, producing MEGTKNQPKVGIIMGSDSDLPIMKLAADVLTEFDIPFELTVVSAHRTPLRMVDYAQNAAKRGIKTIIAGAGGAAHLPGMVAAITTLPVIGVPIKSSNSIDGWDSVLSILQMPSGVPVATVALNGAKNAGLLAVQILGAFDMVISQKFHKYKVDLESSVNEKITKLKNDWPNGFDGR from the coding sequence ATGGAAGGTACAAAGAATCAACCCAAAGTTGGGATCATAATGGGAAGCGATAGTGATTTACCTATTATGAAATTAGCGGCAGATGTGTTAACGGAATTTGATATTCCTTTTGAATTAACCGTCGTGTCTGCGCACAGAACACCGTTGAGAATGGTGGATTATGCCCAAAATGCAGCCAAAAGAGGTATTAAAACTATTATTGCAGGAGCTGGTGGAGCTGCCCATCTACCAGGAATGGTTGCCGCTATTACAACATTGCCAGTAATAGGAGTGCCAATCAAATCTTCTAATTCTATTGACGGATGGGATTCCGTTTTGTCTATTTTGCAAATGCCAAGTGGTGTTCCTGTCGCTACCGTTGCATTAAATGGCGCAAAAAATGCAGGACTATTAGCTGTTCAGATTTTAGGTGCATTTGATATGGTAATTTCACAAAAATTTCATAAATATAAAGTTGACTTAGAATCTAGCGTGAATGAGAAAATAACAAAATTGAAAAACGATTGGCCCAATGGCTTTGATGGTCGATAA
- the glmS gene encoding glutamine--fructose-6-phosphate transaminase (isomerizing), whose translation MCGIVGYIGNRDAFPIVLKGLKRLEYRGYDSAGIALINDDRLSVFKKQGKVDALEEFTIGKNLSGNIGIGHTRWATHGEPSDRNAHPHYTNSKKFAIIHNGIIENYAQIKAELISKGYVFHSDTDTEVLGNFIEDIYTNLPNKSVEEAIRFALKRIVGAYCILVVHEDEPEVIYAARKGSPLVIGIGKGEHFLASDATPIIEYTREVVYVNDYEMAIVRKDELILKNLGNERQEPYITKLDMQLGAIEKGGYDHFMIKEILEQPSTIFDCLRGRLETQNPSIQLSGIDKYKEQFLTGQRIIILACGTSWHAGLVAEYIIEELCRIPVEVEYASEFRYRNPVVHSGDIIVAISQSGETADTIVAIDQAKKNGAIIMGVVNAVGSTIARLSDTGVYTHSGPEIGVASTKAFTGQVTVLILVALKVALEKGTITKERFNQLCIELAGVPDKVQEIFVQNDHINKIAQKYSHLKDALYLGRGYNFPIALEGALKLKEISYIHAEGYPAAEMKHGPIALVDESLLSVFIATKDPYYEKIISNIQEIKARKGMVLAIVSKGDTMISGIADDIIEIPEIDELIAPILNVIPLQLLSYYIGVAKGFDVDKPRNLAKSVTVE comes from the coding sequence ATGTGCGGCATTGTTGGATATATCGGTAATAGAGACGCATTTCCTATAGTATTAAAAGGCCTGAAAAGATTAGAATATCGAGGTTATGATAGTGCAGGGATTGCGCTTATCAATGACGATCGTTTGTCTGTATTCAAAAAACAAGGCAAAGTCGACGCACTAGAGGAATTTACTATAGGTAAAAATTTATCTGGAAATATTGGCATCGGTCATACTCGCTGGGCTACGCACGGTGAACCTAGTGATCGAAATGCTCATCCGCACTATACGAATTCAAAGAAATTTGCCATTATCCATAATGGAATAATTGAGAATTACGCACAAATAAAAGCTGAATTAATTTCAAAAGGCTACGTATTTCATAGTGATACCGATACGGAAGTATTAGGAAACTTTATCGAGGATATTTATACAAATTTGCCTAATAAATCAGTGGAAGAAGCGATTCGTTTTGCTCTAAAAAGAATCGTCGGTGCTTATTGTATTTTAGTTGTACATGAGGACGAACCAGAAGTGATTTATGCCGCACGTAAAGGCAGTCCATTAGTTATAGGTATTGGGAAGGGGGAGCATTTCTTAGCATCCGACGCTACCCCGATTATTGAATATACTAGAGAAGTCGTTTATGTAAATGACTATGAAATGGCAATTGTTCGCAAGGATGAATTGATACTTAAAAATCTCGGAAATGAACGCCAAGAACCTTACATTACTAAGTTGGATATGCAACTAGGAGCAATAGAAAAAGGTGGTTACGATCATTTTATGATCAAAGAAATATTAGAACAGCCATCTACAATTTTTGATTGTCTTCGAGGTCGATTAGAAACACAAAACCCTTCTATTCAACTAAGTGGTATTGATAAATACAAAGAACAATTTTTAACTGGACAAAGAATAATAATTTTGGCTTGCGGTACAAGTTGGCATGCGGGATTGGTTGCGGAATACATAATCGAAGAACTTTGCCGGATTCCAGTGGAAGTAGAATATGCATCTGAATTTAGATATAGAAATCCAGTAGTTCATTCGGGAGATATTATAGTTGCCATTTCTCAAAGTGGAGAAACTGCTGATACTATAGTTGCCATCGATCAAGCAAAGAAAAATGGTGCTATTATTATGGGGGTTGTAAATGCAGTAGGTTCGACCATTGCTCGTCTTTCGGATACAGGCGTTTATACACACTCTGGTCCCGAAATCGGAGTCGCTAGTACAAAAGCATTTACAGGACAAGTGACAGTTTTGATATTAGTTGCTTTGAAAGTTGCACTTGAAAAAGGAACCATAACTAAAGAAAGATTTAATCAGTTATGTATTGAATTAGCTGGCGTGCCAGATAAAGTGCAGGAAATATTTGTTCAAAATGACCATATAAATAAAATTGCACAAAAATATAGTCATCTAAAAGATGCCTTGTATTTAGGGCGTGGTTACAATTTCCCTATTGCATTAGAAGGCGCATTGAAATTGAAAGAAATTTCCTACATACATGCAGAAGGATATCCGGCTGCAGAGATGAAACATGGCCCAATAGCCTTAGTAGATGAATCTTTGTTAAGTGTATTCATCGCAACGAAAGATCCATATTATGAAAAAATTATCAGCAATATTCAAGAGATAAAAGCCAGAAAAGGAATGGTTTTGGCAATCGTATCAAAAGGTGATACTATGATTTCTGGTATTGCAGACGATATAATCGAAATTCCAGAAATTGATGAATTGATTGCTCCAATTTTAAATGTAATTCCTTTACAATTGTTGTCGTATTATATTGGTGTTGCAAAAGGTTTTGATGTAGACAAACCAAGAAATTTAGCTAAATCTGTTACCGTAGAATAA
- a CDS encoding DUF4954 family protein: MKNNIIKKPINQLGYNFIDAPYIPDGKDEYYLRNTQNRSGIEYRQLTAFEIEALVRNRNTSDNWNKILVSDLFNPELVKNCKFFGLVRIGQLENVCLDFSDLSMPVGLYNSTIISCDFGDNVVVNDVHYMSHVIVGDEVILSNINELVTSNHSKFGNGIVKDGEDESVRIWLEICNENGGRKVLPFNSMLSGDAWLWSKYRDHAELLEKFKIFTEKEFKTKNGYYGKIGDRTVIKNTAIIKDVWIGSDAYIKGASKIKNVTINSGEEGISQIGEGCEIVNGIIGFGCRIFYGVKAIRFVMGNHSQLKYGARLINSYLGSNSTISCCEVLNSLIFPGHEQHHNNSFLCAALVMGQSNIPAGATIGSNHNSRSADGEFIAKRGFWPALCSNIKHNSKFPTFTMLARGNYAYDLDIKIPFSLVSVNESENRLDIMVGYWFLYNMYALTRNAWKAGDRDARIQKPLLLEFDYLAPDSVNEIIVALGIIENAVGEAYLLKYPNESKENNSSKIGKQLLSEGNSVIDELEICLKNVEHSNRKVLLTKVRKGYDVFREMLYYYSLNELYRYFVIENHSLDTIYQWEIVGNMHDWLNVGGQLMTQNSVSELIGKIENEKIQSWDDVHHFYQKQAAIYPKQKLSLALVILKDYFSSDYPNWIEKDLSRFFEDFIAIESKINQAVIQSRQKDYELSFRKMMYDNQQEMDEVLGAFDKNAFILQKKDELEVIKQKLVKFHQNSEC; encoded by the coding sequence GTGAAAAATAATATAATCAAAAAGCCCATAAATCAATTAGGATATAATTTTATCGACGCGCCCTATATTCCTGATGGAAAGGATGAATATTATTTGAGAAATACACAAAATCGTAGTGGTATTGAATATCGACAGCTCACTGCTTTCGAAATTGAAGCTTTAGTTCGTAATCGAAATACGAGTGATAATTGGAATAAAATTTTGGTCTCAGATTTATTCAATCCCGAATTGGTAAAAAACTGTAAGTTTTTTGGATTAGTACGGATCGGACAATTAGAAAATGTTTGCCTTGATTTTAGTGATCTTTCCATGCCTGTCGGTTTGTATAATTCTACTATTATTAGTTGTGATTTTGGAGATAATGTAGTCGTGAATGATGTACATTATATGTCGCATGTTATAGTAGGAGATGAGGTCATTCTTTCCAATATCAATGAATTAGTGACTTCAAATCATAGCAAATTTGGAAATGGAATTGTAAAAGATGGCGAAGATGAAAGTGTGCGTATTTGGTTAGAAATATGTAATGAAAATGGTGGACGTAAGGTATTGCCATTTAATAGTATGTTGTCTGGAGATGCTTGGCTTTGGAGCAAATATCGTGATCATGCGGAACTTTTGGAAAAATTTAAAATTTTCACTGAAAAGGAATTCAAAACAAAAAATGGTTACTATGGAAAAATCGGAGATCGAACTGTAATTAAAAATACCGCGATAATAAAAGACGTATGGATTGGCTCGGATGCATATATTAAAGGTGCATCAAAAATCAAAAATGTAACTATAAATTCGGGTGAAGAAGGAATAAGTCAGATTGGTGAAGGTTGTGAGATTGTGAATGGAATTATTGGATTTGGTTGTCGTATTTTTTATGGGGTGAAAGCGATTCGATTTGTCATGGGAAATCATTCCCAATTGAAATATGGTGCTCGATTGATCAATTCTTATTTAGGAAGTAATTCGACAATTTCTTGTTGTGAAGTATTGAATTCCTTGATATTTCCAGGACACGAACAGCACCACAATAATTCCTTTCTGTGTGCGGCGTTAGTAATGGGACAAAGCAATATTCCTGCAGGAGCTACTATTGGTTCTAATCACAATAGTCGCAGTGCTGATGGGGAGTTTATTGCCAAACGTGGATTCTGGCCAGCATTATGTAGCAATATCAAACATAATTCTAAATTTCCGACTTTTACAATGCTCGCCCGTGGTAATTATGCATATGATTTAGATATAAAAATTCCATTTTCATTAGTTAGTGTAAATGAATCCGAAAACCGACTAGATATTATGGTGGGCTATTGGTTTTTGTATAATATGTATGCACTTACCCGAAATGCTTGGAAAGCTGGAGATCGCGATGCTCGTATTCAAAAACCTTTATTGTTGGAATTTGATTATTTAGCTCCAGATTCTGTAAATGAAATTATAGTTGCTTTAGGTATTATTGAAAATGCAGTTGGTGAAGCTTATTTATTAAAATATCCAAATGAATCTAAGGAAAATAATTCTTCTAAAATTGGTAAACAACTATTATCAGAGGGAAATAGTGTTATTGATGAATTAGAAATTTGTTTAAAAAACGTAGAACATAGCAATCGAAAAGTATTACTTACTAAAGTAAGAAAAGGCTATGATGTATTTCGTGAGATGCTTTATTACTATAGTTTGAATGAATTATATCGCTATTTTGTTATAGAAAATCATAGTTTGGATACAATTTATCAATGGGAAATTGTTGGAAATATGCATGATTGGTTAAACGTCGGGGGCCAATTAATGACACAAAATTCAGTATCTGAATTGATAGGAAAGATTGAGAATGAAAAAATACAGTCTTGGGATGATGTGCATCATTTTTACCAAAAGCAAGCTGCTATTTATCCTAAACAAAAGCTATCCTTGGCTTTGGTGATATTGAAAGATTATTTTTCTTCTGACTATCCTAACTGGATAGAAAAAGATTTGTCTAGATTTTTTGAAGATTTCATTGCTATAGAGTCTAAAATCAATCAAGCAGTTATCCAATCTCGACAAAAAGATTACGAATTATCATTTCGAAAAATGATGTATGATAATCAGCAAGAGATGGATGAAGTTTTGGGTGCATTTGATAAAAATGCTTTCATTTTACAAAAAAAGGACGAACTCGAAGTAATAAAGCAAAAATTGGTAAAATTTCATCAAAATTCGGAATGTTAA